The sequence below is a genomic window from Trichocoleus desertorum ATA4-8-CV12.
CAAGCACCTCACAAGCGATTCATTCCTGCGCCGCCGATGAATAATTGTGCCTGCAATGAGTGTCCGCACATGCGGCTGAATACGCTGGAGAAGTTGTATTTGGCGATGAAGCAGCGATCGCCGGAGGTTACATTACCAGAAGATATAAGGGTGGCGGCGTTACGTCCGATGCAGCGGATGTTGGAGATGAGTTAAACGGCTTTAGTTAAACATTTTTGCAAAATCCGAACCTTGGGGGCACTCGCCCCCAAACCCCCGCTGAGGGACGGTTGCGTCCCCCAGACCCCCTCCAAACGAACTTGAGTGTGAGTATTTCGATATCAGGCATTGTTGTGAGTTCTTCAGTCCTCACTCCTCTCCCCTTACCCCTCACCTTCTGGCTTCTTACTCCTCCTTCCCTAGTAGGGAAGGGGGCTGGGGGGTTAGGTCATTTACCCATTAATAAAGTGCTGAATTTGCACGACTAACAGCTCGACGATGCCGTCTTGGGTTTCTAGACTGGTTTCGGCTTCGGCTTCGACTCGCTGCACGACATCGGATGACAGGTTTAGTAAGCTTTTTAGGCGCTCGTAGGCTGTGGCTTCTTCTTCGTTAATTTCTGGTTCGTTGGGGGTACGGGCGCTGGAGCGAATCACTTCGTAGCCTAGTCGTAGTACTAGCTCGCGCTCTTCCTGTCTGTCTAGTTTGGGAATGATCTCTTCGAGCGGAATATTTTGAATCAGATAGTCTCGCAGTTCTTGTTGCAGTTTCTGTTGCTGCTTGGGATCGGTGGCAAACAAGCGACTGAATTGGTCGAGTATGAGGTCAATTTCTTCTGTAGCCAGGTGGCCGTCTGACCAAGCCATTGATACCACGGCTCGCAACAAGTTCATCTGGCGAGGGGTAATGGATGGGGGCGGTTGAGTCGGCATGATTTCCCTCCCATTGGGAAGTGTGAAGAAGTAGGCAAACATCGAATTGCTTGCCCTCACGCTAACATACAACTCCGGAAGCGCTTTAATAGTTGATGCGGTTCTTAATGAGTTCCGAATTGAGTTAGGCGATCGCCTTAAGGGGAACTCCTAACCAACTCGCAAAGTTTTGTTCTTGAGCTGGGGAAGGGTCGTCAACTACGACAAGCTGGTAACGGGTGGGACGCGGTTTTGCTAGGGTGACGGCGCTGCTGCGTAACTCGTCTTGATGGAAGTGGCTAATCTCAACCGTTTGTCCGGGTTGGAAGTCTTTGAGGCGATCGCTCAGTTGGTCAGCGCTAATCCGGAAGCCATTGATGGCAAGCAGCTCATCTCCAGCGTCAATCCCTGCTTGGTGGGCGGGGGAACCTGTTTCAACGAACTTGATTGTTTCGCGGCTGTTTTCAGTTTTGACGGTTAGCCCTAGGAATGGCGGTTGGTCGTCGCTGTCGCCCTCGGCTTGTAATCGCAGGCCAAAGGGTTCTAGAAAGGTGTCGAAGGGGAGTTCTTCGGTGCCGTCGATGTAGCGGGCAAAGAAGTCAGACAGGTCAGTGTCGGCGACCGCTTCTAGGGTGGCTTTCAGTTGCTCTGGGGTGAAACCGATTTCGTCTTTGCCAAACTGCTGCCACATCTGTCGCAGTACGTCGTCGAGCGATCGCTGGTTACTATGCCGTTGCCGAATCAGCAGATCCAGCAGGAAGGACACCATCTCGCCTTTGAGGTAGTAGGAGATTTGTGAGTTGGCGCTGTTGGCATCGGGGCGATAAAGCTTAATCCAGGCATCAAAGCTGGATTCACTGGCAGGCTGCACTTGCCGACCGGGGGTGGTTTGCAGGCGGGTAATTTCTTTGCTTAAGTTGCTGAGCAAGGTTTTCGCGTCGTAGATGCCTGCCCGAAAAGGGATGTTGAGGTCGTAGTAACTGGTGGTGCCTTCGCTAAACCAGAGGGAGGTGGTGTAGTTTTCCTGCTCGTAGTCAAACACTTCTAGCGGTTTAGGGCGAATCCGCTTGACGTTCCACAAATGGAAGAATTCGTGCGCCACCAACTGCATAAACCGCTGGTACTTCTCTTTCGCGCGGAAGCCAAAGCGGGGATAGTTGAGGGAGCAAGCGTTTTTGTGCTCTAAGCCGCCGTTGCCTTGGGGGGATAGGTGCAGCAAAAACAGGTAGGAGTCATAGGGCAGACCCCCAAATAGCTCGGCTTCTACGTCAATAATTTTTTGCGTGTCTTGAATGATCCGATCGGGGTCGGTGTTGCCTTGGCCCCAGATTGCCAGTTGATGCGGTTTGCCCTGAGCTTCAAATTCATACAGGGCATGGGTGCCAATTTCAAACGGGCTATCTACTAAGGTGTCAAAGTCAGCGGCGTAGAAGGTATGAGTTTGACCAGGCACTGGAGGGAGGGGGGTGGCGACTTGCCAGTTGGGGTATGGAGGCGCGATCGCGACTTGAATCGGTTGGTACTCAAATCCAGGGAGGTAAAAGAACAGCGCTGCCCCGTTAAAGTAGCCGTGGGTGCTGTCTAGATGGTTGGTGCGGACAGAGAGTTCGTTGGCAAAGACGCGATAGCAAACGGTAATTGCTGACTGCCCTAGCGTGTCTACTTGCCAATGGTTTTTGCTAACTTTGCGCCAAGGCAAAGCATCTTGACCCGTAGCACTAAAGTTTTGCAGATGTTTAGCATATTCACGCACCAAGTAAGAACCAGGAGTCCAGACAGGTAGCTTCAGATCCAGTACTGGTGCTGTCCATTCTTGTACTTGCAAGGTGACTTCAAACAGGTGAGTTTGGGGGTTGGGCATTGCCACCTGGTAGCAAATTTCCAGGTTGGTGCGGGATGAGTTGCTAGGACGAGTCTGCGTCGCTTCAGTCATAGGTGATAGTTAAGCAGCAAGAAGTGTCGGCACAGGGTTGGAGTGAGTGGCGATCGCTG
It includes:
- a CDS encoding TerB family tellurite resistance protein, coding for MPTQPPPSITPRQMNLLRAVVSMAWSDGHLATEEIDLILDQFSRLFATDPKQQQKLQQELRDYLIQNIPLEEIIPKLDRQEERELVLRLGYEVIRSSARTPNEPEINEEEATAYERLKSLLNLSSDVVQRVEAEAETSLETQDGIVELLVVQIQHFING
- a CDS encoding M61 family metallopeptidase, which gives rise to MTEATQTRPSNSSRTNLEICYQVAMPNPQTHLFEVTLQVQEWTAPVLDLKLPVWTPGSYLVREYAKHLQNFSATGQDALPWRKVSKNHWQVDTLGQSAITVCYRVFANELSVRTNHLDSTHGYFNGAALFFYLPGFEYQPIQVAIAPPYPNWQVATPLPPVPGQTHTFYAADFDTLVDSPFEIGTHALYEFEAQGKPHQLAIWGQGNTDPDRIIQDTQKIIDVEAELFGGLPYDSYLFLLHLSPQGNGGLEHKNACSLNYPRFGFRAKEKYQRFMQLVAHEFFHLWNVKRIRPKPLEVFDYEQENYTTSLWFSEGTTSYYDLNIPFRAGIYDAKTLLSNLSKEITRLQTTPGRQVQPASESSFDAWIKLYRPDANSANSQISYYLKGEMVSFLLDLLIRQRHSNQRSLDDVLRQMWQQFGKDEIGFTPEQLKATLEAVADTDLSDFFARYIDGTEELPFDTFLEPFGLRLQAEGDSDDQPPFLGLTVKTENSRETIKFVETGSPAHQAGIDAGDELLAINGFRISADQLSDRLKDFQPGQTVEISHFHQDELRSSAVTLAKPRPTRYQLVVVDDPSPAQEQNFASWLGVPLKAIA